In Antechinus flavipes isolate AdamAnt ecotype Samford, QLD, Australia chromosome 3, AdamAnt_v2, whole genome shotgun sequence, a genomic segment contains:
- the LOC127555350 gene encoding olfactory receptor 52H1-like produces the protein MATFNLSSYNPSFFILVGIPGLEKFHIWIAVPFCAIYFVAIGGNCILLYLIAVERSLHEPMFLLLSMLAKMDLILSTTTIPKLLSNLWFGDKKISFSGCLTQMFFLHFSFVVDSAILLAMAYDRYVAICFPLRYTTILTYQVIIKIMMGIIIRSFCVILPDVFLLKRLPFCRTRIIPHTYCEHIGVARLSCADISINIWYGFAVPILTVISDIVLIAVSYTIILRAVFRLPSHGARQKALGTCGSHICVILMFYTPACFSVLAHRFGHNVPRHVLILFANFYAAIPPALNPIVYGVKTKQIRDKILLLFSPKWSQ, from the coding sequence ATGGCCACATTCAACCTCAGCAGCTACAACCCCAGCTTCTTTATCCTAGTGGGCATTCCAGGGCTTGAGAAGTTCCACATATGGATCGCAGTTCCTTTCTGTGCTATCTACTTTGTGGCCATTGGGGGTAACTGTATCCTGCTATACCTCATTGCTGTGGAGCGCAGCCTCCATGAGCCCATGTTCCTTTTGCTCTCCATGCTGGCCAAAATGGACCTCATTCTGTCAACTACCACTATTCCTAAACTTCTCAGCAACCTCTGGTTTGGTGACAAGAAAATCAGTTTTTCAGGCTGCCTTACCCAGATGTTTTTCCTCCATTTCAGCTTTGTTGTAGATTCTGCCATACTACTGGCCATGGCATATGACCGCTATGTGGCCATATGCTTCCCACTGAGATATACCACCATTCTGACCTACCAGGTCATCATCAAGATTATGATGGGAATCATCATCAGGAGCTTCTGTGTCATCTTGCCAGATGTTTTCCTGCTAAAGCGACTGCCCTTCTGCCGAACACGTATCATCCCCCATACATACTGTGAACACATAGGTGTGGCACGACTTTCCTGTGCTGACATCTCAATCAACATCTGGTATGGTTTTGCTGTGCCCATTTTGACTGTGATTTCTGACATTGTCCTTATTGCTGTCTCTTATACTATTATACTGAGGGCTGTCTTCCGCCTTCCTTCTCATGGTGCCCGCCAGAAGGCTCTTGGAACCTGTGGATCTCACATTTGTGTCATCCTCATGTTCTATACTCCAGCCTGCTTCTCTGTCCTTGCTCATCGCTTTGGACACAATGTTCCACGTCATGTTCTCATTCTATTTGCCAACTTTTATGCTGCCATTCCTCCAGCTCTCAATCCCATTGTCTATGGAGTGAAGACCAAGCAAATTCGAGATAAGATTCTGCTCCTATTTTCTCCAAAGTGGTCACAGTGA